A stretch of the Buchananella sp. 14KM1171 genome encodes the following:
- a CDS encoding TetR/AcrR family transcriptional regulator — protein MKTQGQLRGAASLDAASRGLTSLTGAIAAQRDLLLIRRLERCPASPRRAQTREQLLRAGHTLARTRGLGAASVGEIARAAGFTRGAFYSNFSDMADFLVSIAQEHHLDLLDQLEQGLSWSLEPPAGGAGCARAPFAATAEAILRLVPSSPESYFLRAELALHAARVPASSAAIAELAADYAQLLGEAIGLVERENGLTPLVSPLEQANVILALVDHLSGQLLAGPQEGGAEVDGAGGASCLATQVLQRGVPLLSALLAGMAKST, from the coding sequence GTGAAGACACAAGGGCAGCTGCGGGGTGCGGCCAGTCTGGACGCGGCCAGTCGGGGCCTTACCAGTTTGACCGGGGCCATCGCGGCCCAGCGCGACCTGCTGCTGATCCGGCGCCTTGAGCGCTGTCCGGCCTCCCCCCGTCGCGCCCAGACCCGCGAGCAACTGCTCCGCGCTGGCCACACCCTGGCCCGCACGCGGGGGCTGGGTGCAGCCAGCGTGGGAGAGATAGCGCGGGCAGCCGGCTTCACCCGTGGCGCCTTCTACTCCAACTTCTCTGACATGGCTGACTTCCTAGTGTCCATCGCGCAGGAGCATCACCTTGACCTGCTGGACCAGTTGGAGCAGGGGCTGTCCTGGTCCCTCGAGCCGCCAGCAGGCGGCGCCGGATGCGCACGGGCCCCCTTCGCCGCGACAGCGGAGGCGATCTTGCGCCTGGTGCCAAGTAGCCCAGAAAGCTATTTCCTGCGCGCGGAGTTGGCGCTCCACGCCGCGCGCGTCCCGGCTAGTAGCGCAGCCATCGCGGAGCTGGCGGCTGACTACGCCCAACTGCTGGGGGAGGCGATCGGGCTGGTCGAACGGGAGAACGGGCTGACCCCGCTGGTTTCACCCCTCGAACAGGCCAACGTGATCCTCGCCTTAGTGGATCACCTGAGCGGCCAGCTGCTGGCCGGCCCGCAGGAGGGCGGCGCCGAGGTGGACGGGGCGGGAGGAGCGTCGTGCCTGGCCACGCAAGTCTTGCAAAGAGGCGTTCCCCTCCTGTCCGCGCTACTGGCGGGGATGGCGAAAAGCACCTAG
- a CDS encoding amidohydrolase: MNRVDASQLTTPTAPSTAYAQIVADGIAARAGELALSLPAERGAPAHLHDSLLAAARALGPQLVDLSHFLHANPELGYAEHQAAAAVADLAATAATAPVEVGVGGLPTALRARLDFKPGPALGTPGAAAGTPGVAPGAPAPQPHPDPNPEPHPEPLAAPHAPTIAIACEYDALPEIGHACGHNVMAATAVGAFLALAALRRQHGEGAVPGNVVLLGTPAEEGGTGKEVLIRAGVFDSLDAAVMTHAYGYDLADQLWLGCRRLTITYTGVSAHASSQPHMARNALDAAALAYQGIGMLRQHMAPGDRLHAVIVEGGRRASIIPERAQLKLYVRSAAASTLKDLCSRVDDVAAGAALMTGCGVEVEWDPYLPVMPVRTNAAMTQSWVRAQEMTGRHPLPRGVVPETLAASTDFGNVSHLVPAIHPLIKVAGEEVALHTRAMAQAAGSQSGDAACVDGAYGLAAVVLDLLHDSALLAQARAEFEAAGGVLTTSQLFA, from the coding sequence GTGAACCGCGTTGACGCCTCCCAGCTGACCACCCCCACCGCCCCCTCGACCGCCTACGCCCAGATCGTGGCCGATGGGATCGCGGCCCGCGCTGGCGAACTCGCTTTGAGTCTGCCGGCCGAGCGTGGAGCGCCCGCACACCTGCACGACTCCTTGCTGGCCGCCGCCCGCGCGCTCGGCCCCCAGCTGGTGGACCTGTCCCACTTCCTGCACGCCAATCCCGAGCTGGGCTACGCCGAGCACCAGGCGGCCGCGGCCGTGGCCGACCTGGCCGCAACCGCCGCTACCGCTCCGGTGGAAGTTGGTGTGGGCGGCCTGCCCACCGCCCTGCGCGCCCGCCTGGACTTCAAACCGGGCCCAGCGTTAGGCACACCGGGCGCGGCAGCAGGCACACCGGGCGTAGCACCAGGCGCGCCAGCCCCTCAGCCGCACCCTGATCCAAACCCCGAGCCGCACCCCGAGCCGCTGGCCGCGCCGCACGCCCCCACCATCGCCATCGCCTGCGAGTACGACGCCCTGCCGGAGATCGGCCACGCCTGCGGTCACAACGTCATGGCCGCCACCGCAGTTGGGGCCTTCCTAGCTCTGGCCGCCCTGCGCAGGCAGCACGGTGAGGGGGCGGTGCCGGGCAACGTCGTACTTTTGGGCACCCCGGCGGAGGAAGGCGGCACCGGCAAGGAGGTGCTGATTCGCGCCGGCGTGTTCGACTCCCTGGACGCCGCTGTCATGACACATGCCTACGGCTACGACCTAGCCGACCAGCTTTGGCTGGGCTGCCGTCGCCTGACCATCACCTATACGGGCGTCTCCGCTCACGCCTCCTCCCAGCCGCACATGGCCCGCAACGCCCTAGATGCCGCCGCCCTGGCCTACCAGGGGATCGGTATGCTGCGCCAGCACATGGCCCCCGGGGACCGCCTGCATGCCGTGATCGTTGAGGGCGGGCGGCGCGCCAGCATCATTCCCGAGCGGGCTCAGCTCAAGCTCTACGTGCGCTCGGCGGCGGCCTCCACGCTGAAGGACCTGTGTAGTCGTGTGGACGACGTTGCCGCCGGCGCCGCCCTCATGACCGGCTGCGGCGTGGAGGTGGAGTGGGATCCCTACCTGCCGGTTATGCCCGTGCGCACCAACGCAGCCATGACCCAATCCTGGGTGCGCGCCCAGGAGATGACGGGCCGCCACCCGCTGCCGCGCGGGGTGGTGCCGGAGACGCTGGCCGCCTCCACCGATTTCGGCAACGTCTCCCACCTGGTTCCAGCCATTCACCCGCTCATTAAGGTGGCCGGGGAGGAGGTGGCGCTCCACACGCGGGCCATGGCGCAGGCCGCTGGCTCGCAAAGCGGAGACGCCGCCTGCGTGGACGGTGCCTACGGCCTGGCGGCGGTAGTCCTGGACCTGCTGCACGATTCGGCCTTGCTTGCGCAGGCTCGCGCGGAGTTCGAGGCCGCCGGCGGGGTGCTGACCACCTCGCAGCTGTTCGCCTGA
- a CDS encoding helix-turn-helix domain-containing protein — MEGFVHVIESARTAANISQRALARKTGISQPTLSRILSGERVPKMPELILIADAIGCSTSQLTGNGISARVECAARANEGTYPHEMKQRLLHMLEIDALLDLLGATE; from the coding sequence ATGGAAGGCTTCGTGCATGTCATTGAAAGCGCTCGCACTGCCGCTAACATTTCTCAGCGCGCCCTGGCGAGAAAAACTGGGATCTCGCAGCCCACCTTGAGTCGCATCCTGAGCGGAGAACGCGTGCCCAAAATGCCAGAGCTGATCTTAATCGCTGACGCCATTGGCTGCAGCACCTCCCAACTCACTGGCAACGGGATCAGCGCGCGAGTTGAATGCGCAGCGCGCGCCAACGAAGGCACCTATCCACACGAAATGAAGCAACGGCTGCTTCACATGCTGGAGATTGATGCCCTACTCGACTTACTAGGCGCAACTGAATGA
- a CDS encoding ImmA/IrrE family metallo-endopeptidase yields MMSDIESEAKTKAEHFRTEHGLGVQPLTNLAVLIEKTTGIGVAVIATADGSHGLKMRDPLRDRTLIAVAKTPHYMRQRSTLAHELGHALFGDSIEILGERSSKERRADSFARHLLIPAGGLHALLRKGEELTLQHLSEVVQHFLVSPQMACIALQKNGFINQETVESWWALTTEKLANRFGWADQYKALQAESDQTRVPQNLLKRAIDAYSKGLVSAQIIATLRGVDLETALADLSEIDPNGTFGEERIKFSELPDVDIDLSELD; encoded by the coding sequence ATGATGAGCGACATCGAAAGCGAAGCCAAAACGAAGGCTGAACACTTCCGCACTGAGCACGGCCTGGGCGTGCAGCCTCTCACGAACCTGGCCGTACTCATCGAAAAGACCACTGGGATCGGTGTTGCGGTGATCGCCACAGCCGATGGCTCACACGGGCTAAAGATGCGCGACCCACTCCGCGACAGAACCCTTATCGCCGTAGCCAAGACACCGCACTACATGCGCCAGCGCAGCACCTTGGCCCACGAGCTGGGCCATGCACTATTTGGTGACAGCATAGAGATACTCGGTGAGCGCAGCAGCAAAGAACGGCGGGCAGACTCGTTTGCACGCCATCTTCTCATCCCTGCAGGCGGATTACATGCCTTGCTTAGGAAAGGAGAAGAACTCACTCTGCAACACCTTTCTGAAGTGGTCCAGCACTTCCTCGTCTCTCCACAGATGGCGTGCATCGCCCTGCAAAAAAACGGTTTCATCAACCAGGAGACAGTGGAGAGCTGGTGGGCATTGACAACCGAGAAGTTGGCTAACAGATTCGGCTGGGCAGACCAGTACAAGGCACTGCAAGCAGAATCCGACCAAACCCGTGTGCCACAAAACCTGTTAAAACGAGCAATCGACGCCTATTCCAAAGGACTTGTTTCTGCGCAGATTATTGCCACCTTGCGCGGAGTTGATCTAGAGACAGCGCTGGCAGACCTCTCCGAGATAGACCCTAACGGCACCTTTGGAGAGGAACGAATCAAATTCTCTGAACTACCTGATGTGGACATCGATCTGAGCGAACTGGACTAA
- a CDS encoding ABC transporter ATP-binding protein — MKKHATKQTVDHATGHANARAAGHANAHEDEADLIEKGRQASSAMGPEQAPGKAANFGPSFRRMLGILAPHKGKVIASVVLSVVSTALIVWAPKVLGRATNLIFEGFISRHLPAGLSQEQLVEGMRAQGQERMADMVAVMELTPGMGIDFVALAWVLIGVLAIYTVAEVMAWWQADLLNRAIMASIYQLREQVEAKVHRLPLTYFDKMPRGEVLSRLTNDIDNLTVTMQQQLSGAITQILIVVGVLGMMFVLSWKLALVALIALPLLGVIFWIIGPRSQAAFKQQWLKTGRLNTRVEESFSGHELVHIFGRGQAMRAEFAEENDELFRAAFKAQFLSGMMMPAMQFISSVSYVAIAVLGALMVSNGSLRLGDVQAFIQYSQMYRQPLAQLGGMAVSVQSGVASAERIFEFLDAQEEAPDAPDAPAPTDGDGTIEFRAVDFSYSPDTELIRDLSFTVKPGQTVAIVGPTGAGKTTLINLVQRFYELDGGQILLNGQNIAALRRSDVRGRTGMVLQDPWLFQGTIMENIRYGRHDATDAEVIEAAKAAYVDRFVHTLPEGYDTLLEEDAANVSAGERQLITIARAFAARPDLLILDEATSSVDTRTELLVQKAMAALRQGRTSFVIAHRLSTIRDADLILVMEHGRIVEQGTHKQLLEAGGAYARLHAAQFEGALVDDVPPTAS; from the coding sequence ATGAAAAAGCACGCAACCAAGCAAACAGTGGACCACGCGACCGGCCACGCCAACGCGCGAGCAGCCGGCCACGCCAACGCCCACGAGGACGAGGCGGACCTGATCGAGAAGGGCCGCCAGGCCTCCAGTGCGATGGGCCCGGAGCAGGCCCCCGGCAAGGCGGCCAACTTTGGCCCCTCCTTCCGGCGCATGCTGGGCATTTTGGCCCCGCACAAGGGTAAGGTGATCGCTTCGGTCGTCCTGTCTGTGGTCTCTACGGCCCTGATCGTGTGGGCCCCCAAGGTGCTGGGACGCGCCACCAACTTGATCTTCGAGGGCTTCATCTCCCGTCACCTGCCCGCAGGTCTTTCCCAAGAGCAGCTGGTGGAGGGTATGCGCGCCCAGGGGCAGGAGCGGATGGCGGACATGGTTGCCGTCATGGAGCTCACCCCCGGCATGGGCATCGACTTCGTGGCCTTGGCGTGGGTGCTGATTGGGGTGCTGGCGATCTACACGGTGGCTGAGGTGATGGCGTGGTGGCAGGCAGACCTGCTCAACCGGGCGATCATGGCCTCGATCTACCAGCTGCGCGAGCAGGTGGAGGCCAAGGTGCACCGTCTGCCGCTGACTTACTTCGACAAGATGCCGCGAGGCGAGGTGCTCTCCCGGCTCACGAACGACATCGACAACCTGACCGTGACCATGCAGCAGCAACTCAGCGGCGCCATCACCCAGATTCTTATCGTGGTGGGCGTGCTGGGAATGATGTTCGTGCTGTCTTGGAAGCTGGCCCTGGTGGCGCTGATCGCCTTGCCGCTGTTGGGTGTGATCTTCTGGATCATCGGCCCGCGCTCGCAGGCCGCGTTCAAGCAGCAGTGGCTCAAGACCGGCCGCTTGAACACGCGCGTGGAGGAGTCCTTCTCCGGGCATGAGCTGGTGCACATCTTTGGGCGTGGGCAGGCCATGCGCGCCGAGTTCGCTGAAGAGAACGATGAGCTGTTCAGGGCCGCTTTCAAGGCCCAGTTCCTCAGCGGCATGATGATGCCGGCGATGCAGTTCATCTCCTCCGTCTCCTATGTGGCCATCGCCGTGCTGGGCGCGCTCATGGTGAGCAACGGCTCCCTGCGCCTGGGAGACGTGCAGGCCTTCATCCAGTACTCCCAGATGTACCGCCAGCCCCTGGCGCAGCTGGGCGGCATGGCCGTGTCCGTGCAGTCCGGCGTGGCCAGCGCGGAGCGGATTTTCGAGTTCCTGGATGCGCAGGAGGAGGCGCCGGACGCCCCTGACGCTCCCGCCCCCACCGACGGCGATGGCACCATCGAGTTCCGGGCCGTGGACTTCAGCTACTCCCCGGACACCGAGCTGATCCGCGACCTCTCCTTCACGGTCAAGCCGGGCCAGACGGTGGCGATCGTTGGTCCCACCGGCGCGGGCAAGACCACGCTCATCAACCTGGTGCAGCGTTTCTACGAGCTGGACGGCGGGCAGATCCTGCTTAACGGCCAAAACATCGCCGCCCTGCGGCGATCTGACGTGCGCGGCCGCACCGGCATGGTGCTGCAGGATCCGTGGCTGTTCCAGGGCACGATCATGGAGAACATCCGCTACGGCCGTCACGACGCCACTGACGCGGAGGTGATTGAGGCAGCGAAGGCCGCCTACGTGGACCGCTTTGTGCACACCTTGCCCGAGGGCTACGACACGCTGCTGGAGGAAGACGCCGCCAACGTCAGCGCCGGTGAGCGCCAGCTCATCACCATCGCGCGTGCGTTCGCGGCCCGCCCCGATCTGCTGATCCTGGACGAGGCCACCTCTTCCGTGGACACCCGCACCGAGCTGCTGGTGCAAAAGGCGATGGCGGCCTTGCGGCAGGGGCGCACCTCCTTCGTGATCGCCCACCGCCTGTCCACGATCCGTGACGCCGACCTGATTCTGGTGATGGAGCACGGCCGCATCGTGGAGCAGGGCACGCACAAGCAGCTACTGGAGGCCGGTGGGGCCTACGCGCGTCTGCACGCCGCCCAGTTTGAGGGGGCATTGGTGGACGACGTTCCGCCAACCGCCTCCTGA
- a CDS encoding ABC transporter ATP-binding protein: MLMKLLARYSRPYSWQIVLVVALQAVAVAAMLYVPTLNADIIDKGVATGDTDFIWRTGGYMLLVSLGQIVASILATLLGAYVAMAVGRDLRADMYGKISSFSSREIAKFGPGSLITRSTNDVLQVQTLLMMGSTMLLIAPLMAIGGVVLALRQDAKLSWLLAISVPLLLGIMGLIVARMVPAFRTFQDKQDAINRVMREQLTGIRVIRAFAREKVEQDRFDTANRELTYYGELIGRLFVVMFPLVMLILNVTIVGVIWFGGIEIDRGTTQIGTLFAFMSYVMQILMGVVMASFLGVLAPRAAVSSQRIGEVLETNSTLVAPAAPAREHPRPGEVEFDDVTFGYPGAEAPVLHGLSFTAAPGSTLAIVGATGSGKTTLVSLIPRLVDVTSGAVRVGGVDVRDTAAADLVGRVSLIPQRPYLFAGTIASNLRLGRPQATDEELWHALEIAQARDFVAAKEGGLEAKIAQGGTNVSGGQRQRLSIARAIVHQPDVFVFDDSFSALDLNTDARLRAALWEALPHTTKIVVAQRVSTITQADKIVVLDEGRVVGEGTHDELLATSEVYREIVASQLGAEVER, translated from the coding sequence GTGTTAATGAAACTCCTGGCGCGCTACTCGCGCCCATACAGTTGGCAGATTGTGCTTGTCGTGGCGCTGCAGGCCGTGGCCGTGGCGGCCATGCTGTACGTGCCCACGTTGAACGCTGACATCATTGATAAGGGCGTGGCCACGGGAGATACCGACTTCATCTGGCGCACCGGCGGCTACATGCTGCTGGTCAGCCTGGGGCAGATCGTCGCCTCCATCCTGGCCACCCTGCTGGGCGCCTACGTGGCGATGGCAGTGGGCCGCGACCTGCGCGCGGACATGTACGGCAAGATCAGTTCCTTCTCCTCGCGCGAGATCGCCAAGTTCGGCCCCGGCTCGCTCATCACCCGCTCCACGAATGACGTGTTGCAGGTCCAGACCCTGCTGATGATGGGCTCGACGATGCTGCTGATCGCCCCGCTCATGGCAATTGGCGGTGTGGTGTTGGCGCTGCGGCAGGACGCCAAGCTCTCCTGGTTGCTGGCTATCTCCGTGCCGCTGCTGCTGGGCATCATGGGCCTGATCGTGGCGCGCATGGTCCCGGCCTTCCGCACGTTCCAGGACAAGCAGGACGCGATCAACCGGGTGATGCGAGAGCAGCTCACCGGCATCCGCGTGATCCGCGCCTTCGCCCGCGAGAAGGTGGAGCAGGACCGCTTCGATACCGCCAACCGCGAGCTGACGTACTACGGCGAGCTGATCGGCCGCCTGTTCGTGGTGATGTTCCCGCTGGTCATGCTGATCCTCAACGTCACGATCGTGGGCGTGATCTGGTTTGGCGGTATTGAGATTGACCGGGGCACTACCCAGATCGGCACCCTGTTTGCCTTCATGAGCTACGTCATGCAGATCCTGATGGGCGTGGTGATGGCCTCCTTCCTGGGCGTGCTTGCCCCGCGCGCCGCCGTCTCTTCCCAGCGCATCGGGGAGGTGCTGGAGACCAACTCCACGCTGGTTGCCCCCGCCGCCCCCGCCAGAGAGCACCCGCGCCCGGGCGAGGTGGAGTTTGACGACGTCACCTTCGGCTACCCCGGTGCGGAGGCGCCCGTGCTGCACGGCCTGTCCTTCACGGCCGCCCCCGGCTCCACGCTGGCAATCGTTGGTGCCACGGGCTCGGGCAAGACCACCCTGGTCTCCCTGATTCCCCGCCTGGTGGACGTCACCTCCGGTGCGGTGCGCGTGGGCGGCGTGGACGTGCGGGACACCGCCGCTGCGGACCTGGTGGGGCGCGTCTCGCTGATTCCGCAGCGCCCCTACCTGTTTGCGGGCACCATCGCCTCCAACCTGCGCCTGGGCCGCCCTCAGGCCACCGACGAGGAGCTGTGGCACGCCCTGGAGATAGCCCAGGCCCGCGACTTCGTGGCAGCCAAGGAGGGCGGCCTGGAGGCCAAGATCGCCCAGGGCGGCACCAACGTCTCCGGTGGCCAGCGCCAGCGTCTGTCCATCGCCCGCGCGATCGTGCACCAGCCGGACGTGTTCGTCTTCGACGATTCCTTTAGCGCCCTGGACCTGAACACAGATGCGCGCCTGCGCGCCGCCCTGTGGGAGGCGCTGCCCCACACCACGAAGATCGTGGTGGCGCAGCGCGTCTCCACCATCACGCAGGCGGACAAGATCGTCGTCCTTGACGAGGGCCGCGTGGTGGGGGAGGGCACCCACGACGAACTGCTAGCAACCAGCGAGGTCTATCGAGAGATCGTTGCCTCCCAGCTCGGTGCGGAGGTGGAGCGATGA
- the nrdE gene encoding class 1b ribonucleoside-diphosphate reductase subunit alpha, translated as MAETLTDTGVEESGPGLDYHALNAMLNLYDADGKIQFDADRAAARQYFLQHVNQNTVFFHDLEEKLKYLVDEGYYEGHVLDQYDPAFIKALFKQAYAHKFRFQTFLGAFKYYTSYTLKTFDGKRYLERFEDRVCMVALTLARGDEELAKQLVDEIIEGRFQPATPTFLNCGKAQRGELVSCFLVRIEDNMESIARGVNAALQLSKRGGGVALLLSNLREYGAPIKRIENQSSGVIPVMKLLEDSFSYANQLGARQGAGAVYLHAHHPDIMRFLDTKRENADEKIRIKTLSLGVVVPDITFELARNNEDMYLFSPYDVERVYGVPFAEINVTERYREMVDDGRIRKSKIKAREFFQTLAEIQFESGYPYLMFEDTVNKANPIEGKITHSNLCSEILQVSTASKLNEDLSYSHVGRDISCNLGSMNIAMAMDAQDLGKTVDVAVRALTAVSDFTSIKSVPSIDRGNRESHAIGLGQMNLHGFLAREHIFYGSEEALDFTNVYFATVLFHALKASNKLAIERGERFAEFEKSTYASGEFFEKYLTTEFAPTTQRVKELFAGHTLPTIEDWKVLAASVREHGLYNAYLQAIPPTGSISYINNSTSSIHPIVSKVEIRKEGKLGRVYYPAPFMTNDNLEYYQDAYEIGYEKVIDTYAVATQHVDQGLSLTLFFKDTATTRDINRAQIYAWRKGIKSIYYIRLRQMALSGTQVEDCVSCVL; from the coding sequence GTGGCAGAAACTTTGACGGACACCGGGGTGGAGGAAAGCGGCCCGGGCCTGGACTACCACGCCCTAAACGCGATGCTCAACCTGTACGACGCGGACGGCAAGATCCAGTTCGACGCTGACCGCGCCGCCGCCCGCCAGTACTTCCTGCAGCACGTCAACCAGAACACCGTGTTCTTCCACGACCTGGAGGAAAAGCTCAAGTACCTGGTGGACGAGGGCTACTACGAGGGCCACGTGCTGGACCAGTACGACCCCGCCTTCATCAAGGCCCTGTTCAAGCAGGCCTACGCCCACAAGTTCCGCTTCCAGACCTTCCTGGGCGCCTTCAAGTACTACACCAGCTACACGCTCAAGACCTTCGACGGCAAGCGCTACCTAGAGCGCTTCGAGGACCGCGTGTGCATGGTGGCCCTCACCCTGGCGCGTGGGGATGAGGAACTGGCCAAGCAGCTCGTTGACGAGATCATCGAGGGCCGCTTCCAGCCCGCCACCCCCACCTTCCTCAACTGCGGCAAGGCCCAGCGCGGCGAGCTGGTCTCCTGCTTCCTGGTGCGCATCGAGGACAACATGGAGTCCATCGCGCGCGGCGTGAACGCGGCCCTACAGCTATCCAAGCGCGGCGGCGGCGTGGCCCTGCTGCTGAGCAACCTGCGCGAGTACGGCGCCCCCATCAAGCGCATCGAGAACCAGTCCAGCGGCGTCATCCCGGTGATGAAGCTACTGGAGGACTCCTTCTCATACGCCAACCAGCTGGGAGCCCGCCAGGGCGCGGGCGCGGTCTACCTGCACGCCCACCACCCGGACATCATGCGCTTCCTGGACACCAAGCGGGAGAACGCGGATGAGAAGATCCGCATCAAGACCCTCTCCCTGGGCGTGGTGGTCCCAGACATCACCTTCGAGCTGGCCCGCAACAACGAGGACATGTACCTGTTCTCCCCCTACGACGTGGAGCGCGTCTACGGCGTGCCGTTCGCGGAGATCAACGTGACCGAGCGCTACCGCGAGATGGTGGACGACGGCCGCATCCGCAAGTCCAAGATCAAGGCCCGCGAGTTCTTCCAGACCCTGGCGGAGATCCAGTTCGAGTCCGGCTACCCGTACCTCATGTTCGAGGACACGGTGAACAAGGCCAACCCGATCGAAGGCAAGATCACCCACTCCAACCTGTGCTCGGAAATCCTGCAGGTCTCCACCGCCTCCAAGCTGAACGAGGACCTCTCTTACAGCCACGTGGGCAGGGACATCTCCTGCAACCTGGGCTCCATGAACATCGCCATGGCGATGGACGCCCAGGACCTGGGTAAGACGGTCGACGTCGCAGTGCGCGCCCTGACCGCGGTCAGCGACTTCACCTCCATCAAGTCCGTGCCGTCCATTGACCGCGGCAACCGGGAGTCCCACGCCATCGGCCTGGGCCAGATGAACCTGCACGGCTTCCTGGCGCGCGAGCACATCTTCTACGGCAGCGAGGAGGCACTGGACTTCACCAACGTCTACTTCGCCACCGTGCTGTTCCACGCCCTGAAGGCATCGAACAAGCTGGCCATCGAGCGCGGCGAGCGCTTTGCGGAGTTTGAGAAGTCCACCTACGCCAGTGGCGAGTTCTTCGAGAAGTACCTGACCACCGAGTTCGCGCCCACCACTCAGCGGGTCAAGGAGCTCTTCGCCGGGCACACCCTGCCCACCATCGAGGACTGGAAGGTGCTGGCCGCCTCGGTGCGCGAGCACGGCCTCTACAACGCCTACCTGCAGGCCATTCCGCCCACGGGCTCGATTAGCTACATCAACAACTCCACCTCCTCCATTCACCCGATTGTGTCCAAGGTGGAGATCCGCAAGGAAGGCAAGCTGGGGCGCGTCTACTACCCGGCTCCGTTCATGACGAACGACAACCTGGAGTACTACCAGGACGCCTACGAGATCGGGTATGAGAAGGTCATCGACACCTACGCGGTGGCCACCCAGCACGTGGACCAGGGCCTGTCCCTGACGCTGTTCTTCAAGGACACGGCCACCACGCGCGACATCAACCGCGCCCAGATATACGCCTGGCGCAAGGGCATCAAGTCCATCTACTACATCCGCCTGCGCCAGATGGCACTCAGCGGCACCCAGGTGGAGGACTGCGTCTCCTGCGTCCTGTGA
- the nrdI gene encoding class Ib ribonucleoside-diphosphate reductase assembly flavoprotein NrdI has translation MEGQPYLVYFSSTTHNTQRFVERLGVRSARIPLLPKEAPLEVHEPYVLVVPTYGGGSIKGAVPKQVIKFLNVKENRDLCRGVITSGNINFGEAYGLAGDIVAAKLEVPLLYRFELMGTQDDVETVTEGLRKLWQKL, from the coding sequence ATGGAAGGGCAGCCGTACCTCGTCTACTTCTCCTCCACCACTCACAACACGCAGCGGTTCGTTGAGCGGCTCGGGGTGCGCAGCGCGCGTATCCCCCTCCTGCCGAAGGAAGCACCCCTGGAGGTGCACGAACCCTACGTGTTGGTAGTGCCCACCTACGGGGGCGGCTCCATCAAAGGTGCCGTCCCCAAGCAGGTCATCAAGTTCCTCAACGTGAAGGAAAACCGAGACCTCTGCCGGGGAGTCATCACCTCCGGCAACATCAACTTCGGAGAGGCCTACGGGCTGGCGGGAGACATCGTTGCCGCCAAGCTGGAAGTTCCCCTGCTCTACCGATTCGAACTAATGGGAACACAAGACGACGTGGAAACCGTCACGGAAGGGTTGAGGAAGCTGTGGCAGAAACTTTGA
- the nrdH gene encoding glutaredoxin-like protein NrdH, with amino-acid sequence MSITVYSKPRCVQCDATYRAFDKAGVDYTVVDLTQDAAALDMVRELGYSQAPVVMAGDEHWAGFRPDRIKVAVAAVQAAATPAATLAAI; translated from the coding sequence ATGAGCATCACGGTCTACTCCAAGCCCCGCTGCGTGCAGTGCGACGCCACCTACCGCGCCTTCGACAAGGCCGGCGTGGATTACACCGTCGTTGACCTCACCCAGGACGCCGCCGCCCTGGACATGGTGCGGGAGCTGGGCTACTCCCAGGCGCCCGTCGTCATGGCCGGCGACGAGCACTGGGCGGGCTTCCGCCCCGACCGCATCAAGGTCGCCGTGGCCGCCGTCCAGGCCGCCGCCACCCCCGCAGCGACGCTCGCCGCGATCTGA